Below is a genomic region from Candidatus Eisenbacteria bacterium.
CTCGTAGGAGCGCAGGGTCACGAGCTGCTGGACGTAGCGGGACCGCTCGAAGCGGACGAGCGGATAGCGATCCGAGAGGCGGAGCCAGAGAACACGGCCCGCGTAGACGGCGAGGGCCACGAGGACGATTCCCGACAGGATCCGGCCCGCGAGCGCGCCGCGCTTCAGTGGCACCCTTCAAGCGTAGGGTGCGCGGCGCTGCGCGCGCAACTCACGTCGCGGCGAGCCGTGGCGGGTGCGATCTTCCTCGCGCCCGCAATCCTCAGCGGGCGATCACGATCGCCCGCGTGCGCACCTCTCCGAGCGCCTCGAACCGAGCCCAGTACACCCCGGCCGCCACGCGCCGTCCCTCATCATCCCGGGACTCCCACGAGACCGGGTGCCTCCCCGGCCCTCTCATCCCGTCGATCAGGGTCACGACTCTCCTGCCGTGCACGTCGTACACGTCGAGCCGGACGCGCGCCGCGGCCGGGAGCGAGACGTCGAGCCGCACGCGCCCGCCGGACGGGTTGGGCGACGGCGCTCCGAGCCGGAGCGGAGGCGCGGACGGCGCCATGTCCTCCACCGCGACCACGTCCAGCTCCGTGATCGTCAGGCGGCGATCGGCGGCCACGTTCACCAGAACCTCTTCGTACCCCGAGGGCCACGACACGACGATCGAGTCCGCCTGCGCGTGCGCCGCGAGCCCGAACTCGAGCGTGAGCGAGTTCTGGGAAAGGTAGCCGGAGCCTCCGGAGACCTCGTCGATCATGGAGAGCGCGCCCGCCTTGACGCGCACCCGCGCGCCGATCGCGGACCGGTTCGACACCCTCCCCTTCAGGTCGAGCTCGAGCCAGTGGTTCCCGGTCGCCTGGTCGTTGCGCATGAGGATGTTCCGCTGCCCGTCGTTGACCAGATAGAGGTCCAGGTCCCCATCGCGATCGTAATCGCACCACGTGACGGACGTTCCGTTCCCGTCGCTTCCCAGGGGTCCGTCCGTGAGCGCGGTGAAGACATCTCCTCCGTCGTTACGCAGGAGCTTCCCCGGCGCGCCGTAGTTCGCCATGTAGAGGTCCAGGTCGCCGTCGAGATCGTAGTCACCCCAGGCCACGCCCGTCGTGTTTCCGCGGTCCCCGAGCGGTCCCGTCGTGATCTGCGTGAACACGTTCCCGCCGTCGTTCCGGATCAGCTTGTTCGGCGTTCCCCAGTTCGCCACGTAGAGGTCCAGGTCGCCGTCCCGGTCGTAGTCTCCCCATGCCGCTCCCTGTCCGGCGCCTCCGTCCTCGATCGCGAGACCCGGAATCCGGGTGAACGTGCCTCCGCCGTCGTTCCGGAGGAGCCGGTTGGGCCCGTCGTTCGTGAGGTAGAGATCCGGATCCCCGTCGTTGTCGTAGTCCGCCCACGTCGCCCCGAGGCCCCAGCCGGCGTCCGCGAGGGGCCCGGCGGTCGCGTCGACGAACCCTTCCGCGCCGTCGTTCCGGAACAGGCGGTTCGGGGTGCCGTAGTGAACGAGGTAGAGGTCCAGATCCCCATCCAGGTCGTGGTCCGCCCAGGCCGCGCCCTGCCCCGGACCGTGGTCGTCGAGCGGCGCAGCGGTCACGTCGACGAATCCCGCCGCGCGATCGTTCCGAAAGAGCCGGTTCGTTCCGAGGTAGTTCACGAGGTAGAGGTCGGGATCTCCGTCGTTGTCGTAGTCCCCCCACACGGCCGCGCCCCCGTTCTCGATGTCGTCGAGCGGAGGCGCGGTCACGTCGGTGAACGAGCCGGCGTCGTTGCGGAGGAGGAAGTTCGGACCGTCGTACGAAAGGTAGAGATCCTGATCCCCGTCGAGGTCGTAGTCGCACCAGCTCGCGCCAAATCCCATGCCGTTCTGTCCGACCGGATTCGAGGTGATTCCGGTGAAGGACGCGGTGGCGGGAACCGGAGCGAGGAGGAGCAGGATCGCGAGCGTCAGGAGGCGCTTCGGCGTGGCGCCATGGGCCGGAGGGTTCGTGTGCATGATCGGCGTCCGTACGTTGGAGGGAGGTGGAGCGGAACGGGGGCCCCGCCTTCCATCGGGGCCCCCTCCCGGGCAGCGACTACCGAACGAGCACCATCTTCTGGCTGCGTTCGACCTCGCCGCTCCGGAACCGCACGATGTAGACGCCGTTCGCGAGCGGCTCGCCGGAAACGCCGCGCCGCTGCCAGGCCACCGTGTGGTCCCCCGCTTCATACCAGCCGCCCGCGATGCGGGAGACGAGGCGGCCGTTCACCGTGTAGACGTCCAGCTCCACGTGGCCCGCGTTTCGCAGGCTGAAGGCCACGTTCGAGCCGTCCACCACCGGGTTCGGAGTCGGCACGCGGAGCGCGGTCGCCGAGGGAGCCTCCGAGGCCCACGGGACCTGGCCCGCGGCCTGCGCCGCGAACGTGCCCGCCCCCGGAGCGACCAGCTTGTACGGCCTCATCATGTCGTTCTCTTCGTGCTCGAGGATGTGGCAGTGCCACACGTACCCGGGCTCCGCCGTCGCGTCGAAGGCGAAGGCGGGGCTCTCGTCCTGAGGCGCGAAGCGGATCAGCACGCGGGTCACCTCGCCCGGATTCATCCGGAAGGTGTCCTTCCAGCCGCGCTCGTTGGGATCCGCCGGAACGGGCTTCCCCTTGAGGTACGGCGCCACCGGAACCTCGGTGTAGGACTCGGCCGGCATCACCGGGTTCGCCTGCATGAAGGCGTGCTCATAGCGCTTGACGTTGTAGCGCTGCCGGTTCAGGAGCTGGAACTGGACCAGGTGGAGATGGATCGGATGGGAATCGCCGGTCATGTTCACGACCTCCCACATCTCGGTCGTCCCGAGCTCGGGATATTCCGTGACCGGGCCGTCGTGGAACGTCATCCCGTTCAGGAGGGCCGCGATCGGGCCTTCCGGGTCCATCACCTCGTTCAGGGTCATGGTCCGCGTGCGAACGGGGTTGCTGAGGCGCGTCACGGTCGCGAGCTGCGCCGGGATCACGCTGTCGTCCGGCCCGGCGGGCTGCCCGACCCGGAACTTCATGATCTGCCCGACGGTCTGCGGATCGGCCGACTCGCCGTTGGGGAACGGGGCCTTGCCGATGTTCTTCAGGATGAACTCGGTTCCCGGAGCGAATCCCGAGAAGTCGATGATCACGTCGGCGCGCTCCCCGGGCGCGAGAATGAGCCGCGGCGAGTGCGCGTCGGCCGGGTCGTTCAGGAGCACCGGCTCCGCGAGATAGCCCCCGTCGGTCCCGATTTGCCAGAACGCGGGACCCGCCGTCGATCCCACCGGCTCTTGGAGCGCCAGGCTGTAGAAGCGCGCCTGCGACCCGTTCAGGAAGCGGAAGCGGTACTTTCTCGGCTCCACGTCGAGATACGGCCAGATCTTCCCGTTCACGAGCATCACGTTCCCGAAGAACTCCGGAATCCAGACCGGATGGACGTCGGTGACGCCCTCGTTCGGATACCAGAGCTGGCCGTCGGCCGTGAACATGCGATCCTGGATCGCGAGGCCCAGATCGTACGCGCCGGTCGGAAGACCCGCCGGCTCGCTCGCTGGGTCCGTCACGAGGTAGAACCCCGCGAGTCCGGCGTACACGTTGTGCCGGGTGTAGCCGAACGCGTGGTCGTGGTACCAGATCGTGGCGGGAAGCTGGGTGTTCGCGTAGTGAAGGACCTCCTTCTTCCAGTCATGTCCCTTTTCCGCGAACCCAGGCGTGAACCAGGTCATCGGCCCGCCATCGCTCTCCGGCTCCACCTCGGCTCCGTGCACGTGAGTCGCGATCGGGATTCCCGTCGTGGTCTCCGCGGCGGGCATGGTGGGATCGAACGCGTACGCGAGGATGTGCGGCGACGGCAGGTGGTTCGTCCACCGCACCTCGATCGGAACGCCTTTCTGCACCACGAACGACGGTCCGGGATAGCTGGCGGTCTCTTGCGACGTGCCGTACCCGTACACGGTCGTCGGCGGCAGGTCGCGATGGAGCTGCTGTTGAATCTGGTACGCGCCGACCTCGTAGTACGTCTGCCCGGTGAGCACCCCGGGAACCGGAAGCGGATCGACGTATTTCTCCAGGCTGAGCGGATCGAGCAGGACTTGCGCGACCGCAGGAGCCGCGATCCAGGCGACCGCGACGGCGACGACGAAAACGGCGACGACTGCTGAGCGTTTCATGAAGGTGCCCTCCCCCAGAGGATGGCGTCGGACGGTCTCCCCCTGCCCGCACGGCTCGAGTCGAGAATCGCGCGTAGGATGCCACGAAGCTCCGCGGGTTCCGACGGTTCGAGAACGAAGAACACGGGACGAAATTCCTGCGCCAGCCGGAGAGCCGGAAGGGACGTCGATTCCGTGAGGACGACCAGCGGTGCTCCCGGCGCGAAACGCCGCAAGAGCCGCAGGGCCGCAGGATCGGCGGTGGGCGGATCTCCTTGCCGACACAGGATCAAGTCAGGCGGGCGCTGGAGAGCCTCCTCCAACATCGACTCGGAGGTGGGGCATGCGACCACCTCGAACGACGTCTCCGGCAGCGCCTCGCGAAGGGCATCCGTGCGCCCGTCACTACAGAGCAGGATCCTTCTCGGTGTGTCTTTCTGCGGAGTGGGCATCGGATCCTCGGGAATGAGTCGTCAGACGGCAACCGCGGTGCGATCTCGTGTCGTCCCTCGGACGCCTTGCGGCGTCCTCATTGCGGTTGCCGCGACGCGTGCGTCTTGCATGGTGTGTGCCCTGTGAAGCGAACGGCCGGAAGTCGCACGGATCGTGTGGGCTGCAAGGATTCATCGTGGGAGTGGAGGGACGGCGACCTACGATGACGTGGCCGGATCTGTCAGGTGGGCCTGCGATTTTGTCAGGTGACGCGTCCGGCCGCGCCGGCATGGCGCGCGTAGCCAGGGGAAGGTCGAGGGTGCGCGCCGCGGCTCTAGATTTCCTTCAGCTTCCGGTAGAGGTTCCGCTCGCTGATCCCGAGGATCTGCGCCGCCTTGAGCCTGTGGCCGGAGCACTCCTCGAGGACCTGGCGGATGTAGCGCTTCTCCGCGTCGGCCAGGGTGAGGTGATGGTCGAGATCTCCATTGGGAGAGCGCTCCGGGGCGATCCGGATTCCGAGCGGGAGATGCTCGGGGAGGATCGCGCCGCCGTCGCAGAGGATGAGCGCCCGCTCGACCACGTTCTCCAGCTCGCGCGCGTTCCCGGGCCACGAATACCGGTCCAGGATCTCCATGGCCGCATCGGAGACGACCGCGGCCCGCTTCGAGACGATGGAGGAGTTCCGGATGAAATGGTCCACCAGGACCGGGATGTCCTCGCGGCGATCCCGTAGCGGCGGGATGGCGATCGAGAAGACGTTCAGACGGTAGTAGAGGTCCTCGCGAAGGGTGCCTTCCTTGAGCATGATCTCGAGCGGCCGGTTCGTCGCCGCGATCACCCGCACGTCGACCTTGACGTCGTGCGTCCCGCCGACGCGGCGGAACGTCCCGGTCTCGAGCACCCGGAGGAGCTTCACCTGGAGCGGCGGGGTCATCTCGGCGATCTCGTCCAGGAAGATGGTCCCCCGGTCGGCAACCTCGAAGAGACCGTGCTTCAGCCTCACCGCCCCCGTGTAGGCGCCCTTCTCGTGACCGAAGAGCTCGCTCTGAAGCAGGTTCTCGTGGAGCGAGGCGCAGTCCACCACCACGAACGGCTGCTTCGCCCGCCGGCTCTGGCGGTGCACCGCCCGGGCCACGAGCTCCTTCCCCACGCCGCTCTCGCCTCGGATCAAGACCGTCGAGTCGGTCGTGGCCACCCGGCCCACGAGGTCATGGAGCTCCCGCACCGACGGGGTCTCTCCGATGAAGCGGTCGCTCGGGCCGAGGCGATCCACCTCACGTTGCAGCGCGATGTTCCCTCGTTCCAGGTGGGACACCTCGAGCGCCCGCTCGAGCACGGCCTCGAGCTCGCCCAGCTTGCACGGCTTGGAGAGGAAGTCGTGCGCTCCCTTTCTCATCGCCAGGATCGCCTCCTGGACCGTGCCATAGGCGGTCAGCATCACGACCTGGGTCGCGGGCAGCGAGGAGCGGATGTCCTCGAGGAGCTCGAGGCCGTTGCCGTCCGGCAGACGCACGTCGAGGAGGACGAGGTGATAGCTCTGCCGTCCGAGCGCGGCCCGGGCTTCCTCCAGGGTGCAGGCGGCATCCACGACGTAGCCGACGCGCCGGAGCTCCTTGGCGGTGATCGTCCGGAACGACTCCTCATCGTCCACGAAGAGAATGCGCGTCTCAGGCGTCACCGGTCCCTCCAGGCCCTTGCACCGGCAGCTCCACGACGAAGCGGGCGCCGCCGGAAGGACGATTCCCGGCCACGATCTCCCCCCCGTGGCGATGAACGATGCGGTTCGTGATGGAAAGCCCCAGACCCGTTCCCTGTCCGGTGGGCTTCGTGGTGAAGAACGGGTCCCAGATCCGATCGAGATGCTCCGCCGCGATTCCCTTTCCCGTATCCAGGATCTCGAGCCGCACCCGGCCCGGCTCCGGCAC
It encodes:
- a CDS encoding FG-GAP-like repeat-containing protein, encoding MHTNPPAHGATPKRLLTLAILLLLAPVPATASFTGITSNPVGQNGMGFGASWCDYDLDGDQDLYLSYDGPNFLLRNDAGSFTDVTAPPLDDIENGGAAVWGDYDNDGDPDLYLVNYLGTNRLFRNDRAAGFVDVTAAPLDDHGPGQGAAWADHDLDGDLDLYLVHYGTPNRLFRNDGAEGFVDATAGPLADAGWGLGATWADYDNDGDPDLYLTNDGPNRLLRNDGGGTFTRIPGLAIEDGGAGQGAAWGDYDRDGDLDLYVANWGTPNKLIRNDGGNVFTQITTGPLGDRGNTTGVAWGDYDLDGDLDLYMANYGAPGKLLRNDGGDVFTALTDGPLGSDGNGTSVTWCDYDRDGDLDLYLVNDGQRNILMRNDQATGNHWLELDLKGRVSNRSAIGARVRVKAGALSMIDEVSGGSGYLSQNSLTLEFGLAAHAQADSIVVSWPSGYEEVLVNVAADRRLTITELDVVAVEDMAPSAPPLRLGAPSPNPSGGRVRLDVSLPAAARVRLDVYDVHGRRVVTLIDGMRGPGRHPVSWESRDDEGRRVAAGVYWARFEALGEVRTRAIVIAR
- a CDS encoding multicopper oxidase domain-containing protein, producing the protein MKRSAVVAVFVVAVAVAWIAAPAVAQVLLDPLSLEKYVDPLPVPGVLTGQTYYEVGAYQIQQQLHRDLPPTTVYGYGTSQETASYPGPSFVVQKGVPIEVRWTNHLPSPHILAYAFDPTMPAAETTTGIPIATHVHGAEVEPESDGGPMTWFTPGFAEKGHDWKKEVLHYANTQLPATIWYHDHAFGYTRHNVYAGLAGFYLVTDPASEPAGLPTGAYDLGLAIQDRMFTADGQLWYPNEGVTDVHPVWIPEFFGNVMLVNGKIWPYLDVEPRKYRFRFLNGSQARFYSLALQEPVGSTAGPAFWQIGTDGGYLAEPVLLNDPADAHSPRLILAPGERADVIIDFSGFAPGTEFILKNIGKAPFPNGESADPQTVGQIMKFRVGQPAGPDDSVIPAQLATVTRLSNPVRTRTMTLNEVMDPEGPIAALLNGMTFHDGPVTEYPELGTTEMWEVVNMTGDSHPIHLHLVQFQLLNRQRYNVKRYEHAFMQANPVMPAESYTEVPVAPYLKGKPVPADPNERGWKDTFRMNPGEVTRVLIRFAPQDESPAFAFDATAEPGYVWHCHILEHEENDMMRPYKLVAPGAGTFAAQAAGQVPWASEAPSATALRVPTPNPVVDGSNVAFSLRNAGHVELDVYTVNGRLVSRIAGGWYEAGDHTVAWQRRGVSGEPLANGVYIVRFRSGEVERSQKMVLVR
- a CDS encoding sigma-54 dependent transcriptional regulator yields the protein MTPETRILFVDDEESFRTITAKELRRVGYVVDAACTLEEARAALGRQSYHLVLLDVRLPDGNGLELLEDIRSSLPATQVVMLTAYGTVQEAILAMRKGAHDFLSKPCKLGELEAVLERALEVSHLERGNIALQREVDRLGPSDRFIGETPSVRELHDLVGRVATTDSTVLIRGESGVGKELVARAVHRQSRRAKQPFVVVDCASLHENLLQSELFGHEKGAYTGAVRLKHGLFEVADRGTIFLDEIAEMTPPLQVKLLRVLETGTFRRVGGTHDVKVDVRVIAATNRPLEIMLKEGTLREDLYYRLNVFSIAIPPLRDRREDIPVLVDHFIRNSSIVSKRAAVVSDAAMEILDRYSWPGNARELENVVERALILCDGGAILPEHLPLGIRIAPERSPNGDLDHHLTLADAEKRYIRQVLEECSGHRLKAAQILGISERNLYRKLKEI